One Prolixibacteraceae bacterium DNA segment encodes these proteins:
- a CDS encoding transposase — translation MEIYGVDMAKAKFDVCFSRNGKLIYKTITNNFPAIFKFLGSLSKDAAVVLEHTGSYGQKLIHSCLVMDIPVAVLSGYYVRNAFKNIKTKNDKVDSLIIREYALRFTDRLRWEKKVSVVFEELSRLLSIRQKTMKYIQTLENEMEARNQYPSSSIFACTYCKDEIKNAKKKVKLIEREMKNCIKSCSELNRYFKILDSIVGFGLMSITMLLVKTRGFTRLCNAKQMAAFAGVAPYQNQSGTVNKKSRTSKQCDQDLKTQFFMSASVASQHDPKMRYYKHVKKLEGKHHFVIMTNIANKMLRIAYALIRDNKEYQIGHAVKDPRLRDAV, via the coding sequence ATGGAAATATATGGAGTTGATATGGCAAAAGCAAAGTTTGATGTATGTTTTTCAAGAAATGGCAAACTTATTTACAAAACGATTACAAACAATTTCCCTGCAATTTTTAAGTTTCTAGGTTCACTATCTAAAGATGCAGCTGTTGTATTAGAGCACACTGGTAGTTATGGTCAAAAACTAATTCATTCTTGTTTAGTGATGGACATTCCAGTAGCAGTTTTATCAGGATATTATGTTCGTAATGCATTCAAAAACATCAAAACTAAAAATGATAAAGTGGACTCTTTGATTATTCGGGAATACGCTTTACGTTTCACTGATAGATTAAGATGGGAGAAGAAAGTTTCTGTCGTTTTTGAAGAACTCTCTCGTTTATTGAGTATTCGACAGAAGACAATGAAATACATTCAAACACTTGAAAATGAGATGGAAGCTAGAAATCAATATCCATCGTCATCTATTTTTGCCTGCACCTATTGCAAGGATGAAATAAAGAATGCCAAGAAAAAAGTGAAACTAATTGAGCGTGAAATGAAGAACTGTATTAAGAGTTGTTCTGAGTTAAATAGGTACTTTAAGATTCTAGATAGTATTGTTGGTTTTGGTTTAATGAGTATAACAATGTTATTGGTTAAGACTCGAGGTTTTACACGTCTTTGTAATGCAAAACAGATGGCTGCATTTGCAGGAGTTGCGCCATATCAGAATCAAAGTGGAACGGTTAATAAGAAGTCAAGAACAAGCAAACAGTGTGATCAAGACCTCAAAACACAGTTTTTTATGAGTGCAAGTGTAGCATCTCAGCATGACCCTAAAATGAGATATTATAAACATGTAAAAAAGCTCGAGGGGAAACATCATTTTGTTATTATGACCAATATTGCCAATAAAATGTTACGTATTGCATATGCGCTTATTAGGGATAATAAGGAGTATCAAATAGGTCATGCAGTAAAAGATCCAAGACTGCGTGACGCTGTCTGA
- a CDS encoding alpha-L-fucosidase: MKKIASTILLLFVFLIGSAQEKKLTWEELKNEFECPQWFENAGFGVWAHWGAQVQPEMGGGWYARHLYMPDVGKQLWGKNAYKYHCEHYGHPSEFGYKDVLNEWKAKNLDTDVLLKYFKKIGAKYFMILANHHDRFDNFNSTYFEWNSVNVGPHKDIVGEFEKSSRKYGLPFGVSSHDDRFLKWWLPAFGADKTGPYKGVPYDGHMTKADGIGKWWEGLDPANLYGLPPEKRTPEWETKMKETWVKRHRELVTKYDVDMLWFDGHDFPYGKYGKEVCTDFYNYKLKKYGKLNAIVCGKFTDEPSTIKDFEKGGSSIILPKRWQGTLSINSWFYKKDRPNKHNARTVIETLVDVNSKNGNLLLNIALLPDGTMPKDQKEIFDKVGEWMKINGDAIYACKPWKIYGDNLRSDANHANSDNIREVDAKELKKQLQNDQFNQRTIASPMFHSNEVRFTTKKGTLYMFVLNPQKGQIKIPSLGTSSKQQPGHIKSIKMLGARKKVDYQQKEDGLILNVPNHRPTNFVTVFEIKGVD; this comes from the coding sequence ATGAAAAAAATAGCAAGTACAATTTTATTATTATTCGTATTTCTTATCGGTTCTGCACAAGAAAAAAAACTTACTTGGGAGGAACTGAAGAATGAATTTGAGTGTCCTCAATGGTTTGAAAATGCAGGTTTTGGAGTCTGGGCCCACTGGGGTGCACAGGTTCAACCTGAAATGGGTGGGGGATGGTATGCCCGACATTTATATATGCCTGATGTTGGGAAGCAGTTGTGGGGAAAGAATGCGTATAAGTATCATTGTGAACACTATGGTCATCCTTCTGAATTTGGATATAAAGATGTATTGAATGAATGGAAAGCGAAAAATCTAGATACTGATGTACTATTAAAGTATTTTAAAAAGATTGGAGCTAAATATTTTATGATATTAGCAAACCATCATGACCGGTTTGATAATTTTAATTCCACTTATTTTGAGTGGAACTCCGTGAATGTTGGACCTCATAAAGATATCGTTGGTGAATTCGAAAAATCTTCAAGAAAATATGGATTGCCTTTTGGTGTAAGTTCCCATGACGATCGGTTTCTCAAATGGTGGTTACCTGCTTTTGGTGCGGATAAGACAGGGCCATACAAAGGAGTACCTTATGATGGACATATGACTAAGGCAGATGGCATTGGTAAGTGGTGGGAGGGGTTAGATCCAGCGAACTTATATGGTTTGCCCCCTGAAAAGAGGACTCCAGAGTGGGAAACAAAGATGAAGGAGACTTGGGTAAAGAGACATCGAGAACTCGTTACAAAGTATGATGTAGATATGTTGTGGTTTGATGGACATGATTTCCCTTATGGTAAATATGGAAAAGAGGTGTGCACTGATTTCTATAATTATAAATTAAAGAAATATGGTAAACTTAATGCTATAGTATGTGGTAAATTTACTGATGAACCCTCTACGATTAAAGATTTTGAAAAAGGTGGTTCTAGTATAATTTTACCAAAACGTTGGCAAGGTACTCTCTCTATAAATAGTTGGTTCTATAAAAAAGACAGACCTAATAAGCATAATGCACGAACCGTTATCGAGACCTTAGTCGATGTGAATAGTAAAAATGGAAATCTACTGCTCAACATTGCATTGCTTCCTGATGGCACTATGCCAAAAGACCAAAAGGAGATCTTTGATAAGGTTGGTGAATGGATGAAAATAAATGGGGATGCTATTTATGCTTGTAAGCCTTGGAAAATATATGGTGATAACCTGAGATCTGATGCGAATCATGCGAATAGTGACAATATTAGGGAGGTTGATGCGAAAGAGTTAAAGAAACAGCTCCAAAATGACCAGTTTAATCAAAGAACCATTGCAAGTCCTATGTTTCATAGTAATGAAGTTCGCTTTACTACAAAAAAAGGAACGCTCTATATGTTTGTACTGAATCCCCAAAAAGGACAAATCAAAATACCATCTTTAGGAACCAGTTCTAAACAACAACCTGGTCACATTAAATCTATTAAGATGTTAGGGGCTAGAAAGAAGGTCGATTATCAACAGAAAGAAGATGGATTGATTTTAAATGTCCCTAATCATCGACCAACTAATTTTGTAACGGTATTTGAGATTAAAGGAGTTGATTAA
- a CDS encoding IS66 family transposase: MVRYFVAYPLHTVKKNQSLRNKSTRKPGGQPKHKGSTLQQSDFPTSIESYYPPSTCQCGNTLNQEDASLLCKRQVFDIPPVLEQICTEHRLYENRCSCGQLHKGSMPSNIKAPVQYGSHLRSLIVSLYVEHYIPLNRIGSLVEEITSFKIGDGTITNILNKAQEVMTPLYESLRESISKSTVVGSDETGCKINGGKGWMWVWQNPEVTFITANKSRGYKVVVENFKKGFINATLVSDCYASQLKTPAKHYQLCLAHLQRELIYIKQQTNNSWAEDILNIFYKAMKLKRESAKNQYPLKEKSIFKEQLLLLLENDEYDDQLDEIKTLRSRLIKRIDSVFTFLEYYEVPFDNNASERSIRNIKIKQKVSAGYRTEEGAQRYAMLRSIVDTLKKQGKSVVRMIAHWLSQNHLKVSWQ, encoded by the coding sequence ATTGTCCGATATTTTGTTGCATATCCATTACATACAGTAAAGAAAAATCAATCACTTCGAAATAAATCCACTAGGAAACCCGGAGGTCAACCCAAACATAAAGGATCGACATTACAACAGAGTGATTTTCCAACAAGCATAGAGTCATATTATCCTCCATCGACATGTCAGTGTGGTAATACATTAAATCAAGAAGACGCTAGCTTGTTATGCAAACGTCAGGTTTTTGACATACCACCTGTTCTTGAACAAATCTGTACTGAGCATCGTCTTTATGAAAATAGATGCAGTTGTGGTCAACTACACAAAGGTTCTATGCCCTCGAATATAAAAGCACCTGTCCAATACGGTTCTCATTTACGATCACTAATTGTAAGCTTGTATGTTGAACATTATATCCCTTTAAACCGTATTGGTTCACTAGTGGAAGAGATAACATCATTTAAAATTGGAGATGGGACTATTACTAATATTTTAAATAAAGCTCAAGAGGTGATGACTCCTTTATATGAATCACTTCGTGAATCGATATCCAAATCCACTGTAGTTGGCTCAGACGAAACAGGTTGCAAGATCAATGGAGGCAAAGGGTGGATGTGGGTATGGCAAAATCCTGAGGTAACATTCATTACAGCCAACAAGTCTAGAGGGTATAAAGTTGTTGTAGAAAACTTTAAAAAAGGATTTATTAATGCGACCTTAGTCAGTGACTGTTATGCTTCACAATTAAAAACTCCAGCCAAACATTATCAACTATGTTTAGCACATTTACAACGAGAATTAATCTACATTAAACAACAAACGAATAACAGTTGGGCAGAGGATATTTTGAATATATTCTATAAAGCCATGAAATTAAAGAGAGAATCAGCCAAGAACCAATATCCTTTAAAAGAAAAATCAATATTTAAAGAACAGCTTTTATTACTGTTGGAAAATGACGAGTATGACGATCAGCTAGATGAGATCAAGACATTACGGAGTCGATTAATTAAAAGGATTGATAGTGTGTTTACTTTCTTAGAGTATTACGAAGTTCCTTTTGACAACAATGCATCCGAAAGGTCAATACGTAATATTAAAATAAAACAAAAAGTATCTGCAGGTTATCGAACAGAAGAAGGAGCCCAAAGGTATGCCATGTTACGCTCTATTGTTGATACACTTAAAAAACAAGGAAAGAGTGTAGTGAGAATGATTGCTCATTGGTTATCTCAAAACCATCTTAAGGTCAGTTGGCAATAA
- a CDS encoding IS3 family transposase, with amino-acid sequence MKKGSEHILQERQHKYEFIATFNNEFTVEDMCRVMQVSRSGFYDWLSREEAPRSIAIKEDTIRIREIYEQSKYRYGSHKITAELRVQGVVTSRNRVARIMKKESIKSIVNKKYKVQTTDSNHSNIISDNHLDRKFSPDEPSKVWVSDITYVPTDQGWLYLTTVIDLFDRKVIGWSLSDNMTTECTIIKAWRMAKINRDNKPGMIFHSDRGVQYTAKVFRDELVKDRIKQSMSRKGNCWDNAVAESFFKIIKSEMIDHKHYHSHFQAKIDIIEFIEIWYNRQRRHATLGYLTPLEFGKQKYFNVA; translated from the coding sequence ATTAAAAAAGGCAGTGAGCATATTCTCCAAGAGCGACAGCACAAATATGAATTTATAGCAACGTTTAACAACGAATTTACTGTCGAGGATATGTGCCGTGTTATGCAAGTGAGTCGAAGTGGTTTTTATGATTGGTTATCAAGAGAAGAAGCTCCTAGATCCATTGCTATAAAGGAGGATACTATTCGTATTCGAGAAATATACGAACAATCTAAATACCGATATGGCAGTCATAAAATTACAGCAGAATTAAGAGTACAAGGCGTTGTTACTTCAAGAAATAGAGTTGCTAGAATAATGAAAAAAGAATCCATTAAAAGTATTGTAAATAAGAAATATAAGGTACAAACAACTGATTCTAATCATTCAAATATAATATCAGACAACCACTTGGATCGAAAGTTTTCACCTGACGAACCATCAAAAGTTTGGGTCTCTGATATAACTTATGTTCCAACAGACCAAGGGTGGCTTTATTTAACAACGGTAATAGACCTTTTTGATCGAAAAGTAATAGGATGGTCTCTTTCAGATAATATGACCACGGAGTGTACAATCATTAAAGCATGGAGGATGGCTAAAATAAACCGTGATAACAAGCCAGGTATGATTTTTCATTCCGACAGAGGTGTACAATATACAGCAAAAGTATTCCGAGATGAGTTAGTTAAAGATCGAATAAAACAAAGTATGAGCAGAAAAGGAAACTGCTGGGATAATGCAGTTGCAGAAAGTTTCTTTAAAATTATCAAATCAGAAATGATTGATCATAAACACTACCACTCTCATTTCCAAGCTAAGATAGACATAATTGAATTCATCGAAATTTGGTACAATAGACAGAGAAGACATGCAACACTTGGTTATTTGACTCCTCTCGAATTTGGGAAACAGAAATATTTTAATGTGGCTTAA